Within the Salvia hispanica cultivar TCC Black 2014 chromosome 4, UniMelb_Shisp_WGS_1.0, whole genome shotgun sequence genome, the region ttctttctcactcttattttaccaattattgCAAATAAAACTCATACCGtcccaaatattttttttttatgacgGAGCAGCAACAGAACCAGCATAGGCCAAGCCACCGCGCCAACAGGGGCTTGGCCGGCACCGAACCCTATCACCCCGCCCCTGGAAGTTCCAGAGAAGGTAGGGGATATGAatggaattttaaatttaagctagggaaaaatgatactcccttcgtcaCACAATAGGAGACACATTTGGTGtggacatgagttttaagaaatgtaaaaaataatgagttgaaaaagttagtagaatatgtggtccactatTATACATTggttatataataaaatactactatgagtgaagtgagttagtggaacgtgagacctaattaccatttatagtaaagtaaaatgtgactcttattgtagAATAAACCGAAAtagcaaaatgtgactcttattatgagaCGGAAGGCGTAAAGGCAATAATGAAATAGGCACCTATAAAACTCCCCTTTCTAGAACCTAACATGTAGTAGCAATTTACTTACTTCTAAGTTCTAATATACTGTGGAGCAATATATTTgtactcactttttatttcatttgaaaatatgtgttaaaaactaaatatGTGCTATATATACGCGCTTTGTAAATTAATTGGATGATCAATAGATCAGAGACggtgaaaaattaaattaaatatggtcTAATTTTCCAGTTAaatctagttttttaaaattatttagacGAGGCTCAatactatatttatgtattcaatttaaaattgcaCATTTAAAAATTCTGACAgtgtatttaaatttgtaaattactactactataatttgatatattgattttgaaatgagaTAGTTAGGGATTTGGGTTGTGTTTTGTATTTATGATGGTGtgaatttaagaattttgggatttaaaaattgtaaaaatattacatttaaaattaaatattactattatttaaaaaatttcagcCTCGGCTTACTTAAATTTCTAGTTCCGTTACTAGAGCTGAGagagtagtaatttattatttaaaacctGAAATCtgaagttttatttataaaattaaagttaaatgTTTTTAGATTACTTGTTTATACATATAACGTTGCTGTTTATCAGCCCTCTTAAAAGTGTATATCTGGAAGACTGGAATATTATATAATCTGAATATATATCGGTTGTGGAAATGAATCAATGATTATATTCTTCAAGTTACGATTCTCTTTTGAATGCATAATGTATAGTTTTATATTATCTACTTCAATAATTGAAGTTATTTAATTTCGAATCTTAATGTTCTTGCATATCACTTATCAAGTACAGAATTTATTCcgtaaacaaaaaaaatagaacgtGGATTATGCTACACTTAATTTaagaccaatttcccttttCGTTTTTAACCAAATTCCTGTCGAGTGTCAATATGTCATTTAACAGAAATAAATTGATACATCAATTTTAACAGAAATAGATATATCGCGAGTGAAAAGGAGTTGTatcttaaaatattgattagtACTCCCCttctccataaaaatagaacttttgggacggcacgggttttaacgTTAActggtaaaatatgagaaatgtagattgaaaaagtgattgaattaTTGTTAATGAAGAGTGTGACTCTTCATattaaagggaaaaaatttaccaaaaaatagaaaatttactatttttgtgcgacgacaaaaatgaaaaaagaaggctattttatgggacgaagggggTACTATATGAGTTGAGAAAATTGTAGGTAAACTTACGTAGTAGGAATGCtgaataaattgatatattagGAAtaagggatgtgatcaaatgaaaactctaaatattgtacaaactcaaaactatcaTATGgaacattgaaaaatgtcaacagatcaaaaaaaagaatcaacaggaaaatgtcaacaaaagtTTAAccgtagtcaatgattgatgctgTGTTGATACTATATtgagtttatacaatatataagttttcattttatcactacccttaggaacaatatatatgttgcgaggttttacttttatctaattaatatgtactaatatatacaaataaaaataaagtaataagatatctttcgaaaataattgataattttttcttttttacaatGAATAAgatatctttaaaaaataaaataaaataaataaaatgttaactAATGCAATCCAAAAATTACTAACAAACGATACGAAAACATCCACACCAACAAGTAATAGCACTAACAAGTATGCATAGAATAACATAGATATCTACTATACATGTACATATACACACGGATACAGAGGGTTCTAAGGGGCCTCAGCCCACCCTActtcttttcactttttttggGGGGTAAAGTTACTACTCACACACACCTATCCAAACTAGCTAGCGATCAGTTGATCAACGACGAAAAATCTCCGGTCATGAGGGAGAGACCTCTCACTAGAATATCGAGCCCATCTCCGTCTTCCCACGACGAACTCCTCCTCCTTGGAGGCTTCGCCGTCTCCTCGAAGCTATAGAGAATATTGAGCTTAGCGTGACGAGTCCCGGCAATGGGGTAGCTCAAACTTCTCTGAGATCTGAGTCCTCTATCAAACAGACTCTTCACTGGGATAATCACTTGACCTACAAGCTTGTCTCCCAGAGTCCTCTCACAGAAGAGCTCCACCACCACGTCCATCCCCGGCTGCCGGAGATACGACCCGTTGATACTGTAGACGAAGGGGAAGTTCCATCTAGGGTTTGTGTTTCCGTACTTGTCCACGGTGGTCTCCCTCATCGTCTCGTAGTCTCTGTTGAGGGAGACCACCGCGTACACTTTCATCCGCCCCAGACGCCGGATGTCCGGGAGACTCTCCGCCGAGACCACCGTTATTTCGAATCTCCAGCTGCCCATGATCGGAGGAGGTCTTATGTTTTTTGTTGAGCCTTCTTCTTGTTAATTTGCTTGCAATATATAGAGGGGTTGGGAGTGGCATTGGCCatggatttatatagattttttgGGGTAGTTTTGTAATTCTACTGTTAAAATGAAATTCTGATTATAAAATAGGcctagtataaattaaaaaaatataaaattatagtactaattagtCAATTGAATGAaaagtatataatttattcaattataaatcttagagataatttaataaaaatttatttattgagataAAAGTGATAAACCGCTAAAAGACAGTGTAGATTCTAATAAGTCTGGCTTGAAAAACTAGTCTAGATTCTTCTTATCCTATTAGAATAATGGTTTAAGTTTTGCAAGCATGGTTTGTTTATATTATCTGTTTTGTAGTGTTCTACACATAAAAGTAGTTAAGTTTCTTTCGAATCTTAGAATTTCTATTATGATTCTATTCAATAATTGTATAGTAAAAAGGTGTCAAAGCTCAAATTACTCTTCCGAATCACAATATTCCTTTacaatagatttttttttgaaaaatctagCCTTAATTACAGGCATTCCTGTTTATTGTgcattataaatgaaaattgtcCTCCTCGTATATTCAACAAAAACAGTCCTATTTTTTTACGGTAGTGTATTTATTTACGGTAAGTTTCTATCTCTTATAGTTTGCGACTCATTTTTCGTGAACATTATATTTCCACCAcattttctctcaatttttctcttattttataaattttgcatCAAAACTTAAGTCTTCTACTATCAAGATTATTTTTCACGGATGAAAGAGTATAATAGAAGATAAGCGACGAGATCGTGATGGAAAGACCTTCGcatcttctctcttctttttgcATTATATTTTCTGTAGGTTTCCTTAATCACGCTAATGCCTTGCTAACGTTTATTCACGTGTTAATGCCCTGTTAATGACAATTTATATGTGTGGATAAAAACTACAACCAAGTGAAAATCTGCTATGAAGATAATATGCAATTCCGTTACTAAAGCTTGAAATTCATTAACTTCGAATTTTACGCTTGGGTACCAATCTGAATCATGAATAAACattaatcaaaatacaaaaaataaatttcagcAACTTGTGGATTGATCTTGGCCtacacatcatcattttttttaaaaatttgtgcCTCATGTAAATTTATAGCTAATATTGAATGTCCCTTGAACAGTTACAGGACATGCCTTAGCATTCACCCTTGAGTCACGCCACTTATCAAAGAGTTCACTCAAACCTATTTCCACCTCACCAGTCACCAATAAGAGTGTTGCCCACAGTTCTCTTATAGTAGAGGCGCACCACCAGTACTATAATAGGGTTGAATTTTTCTGTTTGATGTGTTCACCAATCACCATAGCTCTCTTGATGAAGTGAGTATAAGCTTCGATCTTCGCCCACAATTCATATTCAAAAAACaacaagaaaaagataaacGATGCAATGAGCTTGAAACTCATCAACTTCGATTTCTACACTTGCATGTGTACTAATCAAAATACAACATCTTAGCCTACACTTGATCATTCATTTTATCTGCCTCATTGATACGTGGCTACTTCCACATATCAGATCGAGCcaagaaaaagataaagaaggCTGATTTCCGGTGCCCAATCGTAGGGTCGGCGGAGGGGATTTGATGACCGTGCGCGGGAGTCTCCCGTCGGGCGGCGCTAAGATGAGATTTAGATAATTCTCACGTTGGAGAAGGActaacaataattatatttctcatttcttcattccatgataaaaaagataacaatattatcctatttataatactagaatTTTTACCCTAACTTactcaacaagaaaataaatatatagaaaagataTGCTAAATCCTTATAATATCAAAACTAAATAAAGGTGAATATGTCTCGTATCACTCATAATTTATCATCATAAAGGTGAATATGTTGGACataatttatcatcatatattcaagaagacataattgaatataagtaaagcaagatcttcgaacatcatgtatttcacgtaaaaccataaacataataggATTGAAACATACCTTGGCGatccatagcggaagcgaATGAGGAAGGAGGAGACGATTTCCTTGAACTCCTTTTTTGGCGTAGTAGCACAGctccaactccaaggatttatttctctctctttccctcgtttatgtgttctctttatgtgtgtgttttgatgggatcaccacacttgtatttataggcagagagaggacaaaccctaagtatcaaaccctaaaagccctttccatcaaagaggcccaaaataatggatcacaatcaattctaatcaaatcttaataatatatacGCATGATTCTTTACTTGATGGCCAAGggaatgaatattcattccataaaaagATTATATAATCAATCTTTTCCATTCATTGGCAATCAattgacatatatatatatatatatatatatatatatatatatatatatatatatatgaaatgaatatatattctcTTTGGAGCAATATAAcatgattatttgattaattgatatgtgacaataattaattgatagtcaattaattagggtaaaatgtgtcttataccaaatatatgtattatactaaaaatccaattctatttaggattctatcacatgtcacatatgtGAGACATAAAACTTACATTCTCCCACTTGGCGAACATGTGGGACACAAAGTTTTCGATTCTCCCACTTGTCACACTTGACAGAGCCACAGTAAAATAGACATAATAAACATAAGGTGCGCATAATATTGGACTTTATAAATACTTTCATCATTGGTAAACATAAGTATTATATTAGAGAGACTACTAATGCGGGTCATGGTGGGCGTATATCATGCAATCGACATAGTTCCTTCCATGTACCACATCACCAATAACCCCACTAATATAATCTATAAGTGACACAATGTCCAtaattgtcttatttcaaGACTTCCTgcattaatactaaaaacgtacatatgcatatgaaataataagtatatgcaggaaaagtagaaacaactttattgaattcaaaatatccataACTTAAGTGTCTGAACCAACATGGAAACATAACGATTAGACGTTTCCATACCCAAGACCCATTATGTTAACTTATTCCATAAATGTCTTAGGCGGTAACGTCTTAGTCAATGGATCATCAACCATAAGCTGTGTGCTTATACATTCTATAGATATTATTTGTTCCCGAAATTAATCTTTCATGACGAGAAACTttaattccatgtgtttaGCTTCTTTGAATACTTGTCATTCTTAGAGAAAGATACGATTGCACTATCATTACAATACAATTTCAACGGCTTGGATATTGAGGAGACAATACCAAGgcctgaaataaaattttgcaatcatTAATGCTTCAAAGCAAGCCATAAATTTAGCTTTAATGGAAATCCAATCATTTCTAGTTGATCAGATGTCCTTAATGTGAGCATAAAATCTTTTGTTCCCTTTAAGTATCTCATTATTATCTTTGCAGCTCTCCAATATTCAACACAAGGGTTACTTTGGTAACGGCCTAGCATTCCAACTGCAAAGTTGATGTCTGGTCTAGTACAGACTTGAGCATACATCAAACTTCTCACGTTAGAGGCATAAGGAATATTATTCATCTCTTTACGTTCCAATTCAGTTTTTTGGACATTGATCCAAACTGAATTTGCCACATTTATGAATTGGAACAACACTTGGAGAACATGCACTCATGTCATATCTCTCTAAAAGATTCGATCTATGTAGCTTTTATGAGACAATCCAAAAGTCCACATGATTGATCACAAGATATTTCTATCCTATGACGTAGGATGTCTCACACATATCTTTTATGTTGAAACTTTTAGAGAGGTAATTTTAGTGTCATGTAGTAATCCAATGTCACTACTAGCAAGCAATATATTATCAACATACAGaaccaaaaatatgaacttgctCCCACTAACCTTGAGGTATATGCACCGATAAATGGTGTTTTctttaaaaccaaaatcagtAATAGTGTCATGGAATATAAAATACCATTGTCGAGAAGCCTATTTCAGTCCATAAATTGATGTCTTAAGTTTGCAGActaaattttcattccatttcttAATGAAGTCTTCAGGTTGTTTCATGTAGACTTCTTCTTACAAATCATCAATTAGAAAAGCTattttcacatccatttgatACAGCTCCAAGTCAATATGGCTACAAGTACCAAAATGATTCTAAGTGAGTCCTTCTTTGATACATTAGAGAAAGTCTCTTTATAATCAACGCTATCTTTCTGAGTATAACCTTTGGAAATAAGTCTGGCTTTAAATCGTTTGACTAAACCATCTATGTCGAATTTGGTCTTGATGACCCATTTACACCTAATATACTTTTGTCTATTAGGTAATTCGACAAGGTCCCAGAATTTATTATAATCCATAGATTTTAACTCTTCTATCATGCATTAAtccatttattagaattattacACTTAATGACTAGTGAATATAAAACTGGATCATTACGTATTCATATATCACATTCGGATTCTTGGAGATATGCCACATAGTCATCAGAAATGGCCACCTTCGTTCTCATTAAGAAAGCATTAATGGCACATCTGGAGATGCTTCTTCCATACCTATGTTCAATGACTTTGGCATCATCATTAAGTGGTTGGTCATTCAAATATTGTTAGGCTGTTCAACAATATTTGACACACTTAATTCTTGAGGAAATGAGGGAAGAAGGTTATACCCTTATTTCATTAATGACCGTATTACAAGTGTTAGAACTCCCACTGATCTCA harbors:
- the LOC125221336 gene encoding protein SRC2 homolog, with product MGSWRFEITVVSAESLPDIRRLGRMKVYAVVSLNRDYETMRETTVDKYGNTNPRWNFPFVYSINGSYLRQPGMDVVVELFCERTLGDKLVGQVIIPVKSLFDRGLRSQRSLSYPIAGTRHAKLNILYSFEETAKPPRRRSSSWEDGDGLDILVRGLSLMTGDFSSLIN